In one Janibacter cremeus genomic region, the following are encoded:
- a CDS encoding AMP-dependent synthetase/ligase yields MNDSTMPRLIEGNPTDSLADLPGRNAATEPQRVSFTVKEQGAWRDVTAAQFNQDVRGLAKGLIAAGLATGDRLAIMARTRYEWTLLDFATWTAGGVPVPIYETSSAEQVEWIVKDSGTRFVVVETGAHESVAAEARGNLDHVKELWVIDNGDLDRLVEAGSTISDEDLEARIGGQQRDSLATIIYTSGTTGRPKGCELTHDNFLGLAENTIAKLGDVLNKDEASTLLFLPLAHVFARFIEVLAVTANRRMGHSADIANILDDFQSFRPTFILAVPRVFEKIFNKANEQATADGKGKIFAKAADTAIAWSEGQDTGSVPLKVKLLHGVFDKLVYSKLRAKMGNKVEYAVSGGAPLGTRLGHFFRGIGVTVLEGYGLTETTAPATVNIPEKVKIGTVGPPLPGVSIKVADDGEVMIKGLNVLRGYHDNEEATLEALRDGWFRTGDLGELDEDGYLKITGRKKEILVTAGGKNVAPAVLEDRLKAHPIISQCLVVGDGKPFIAALVTLDEEMLPGWAANHGLGSITVEQARTNETVLAEIQGAVDEANKAVSKAESIRKFSVLSEDFTEENGTLTPSMKLKRNVIMRDFLEEVESLYGN; encoded by the coding sequence GTGAACGACAGCACGATGCCTCGACTCATCGAAGGCAACCCCACCGACTCCCTGGCGGACCTGCCGGGCCGGAACGCGGCGACGGAGCCGCAACGGGTCTCCTTCACGGTCAAGGAGCAGGGCGCCTGGCGCGACGTGACCGCTGCCCAGTTCAACCAGGACGTCCGCGGCCTCGCCAAGGGCCTGATCGCCGCCGGGCTCGCGACCGGTGACCGTCTCGCCATCATGGCCCGCACCCGGTACGAGTGGACCCTGCTGGACTTCGCGACGTGGACCGCCGGTGGCGTCCCCGTGCCGATCTACGAGACGAGCTCGGCCGAGCAGGTCGAGTGGATCGTCAAGGACTCCGGCACGCGCTTCGTCGTCGTCGAGACGGGCGCGCACGAGAGCGTGGCCGCCGAGGCCCGCGGCAACCTCGATCACGTCAAGGAGCTGTGGGTCATCGACAACGGCGACCTCGACCGGCTCGTCGAGGCCGGCTCGACCATCAGCGACGAGGACCTCGAGGCCCGGATCGGCGGTCAGCAGCGCGACTCCCTCGCGACCATCATCTACACCTCCGGGACGACCGGTCGCCCCAAGGGCTGCGAGCTGACGCACGACAACTTCCTCGGTCTCGCGGAGAACACGATCGCCAAGCTCGGCGACGTGCTCAACAAGGACGAGGCGTCCACGCTGCTCTTCCTGCCGCTCGCGCACGTCTTCGCCCGCTTCATCGAGGTCCTCGCCGTCACGGCGAACCGCCGGATGGGCCACAGCGCGGACATCGCCAACATCCTCGACGACTTCCAGTCCTTCCGGCCCACCTTCATCCTCGCCGTGCCGCGCGTGTTCGAGAAGATCTTCAACAAGGCCAACGAGCAGGCGACCGCCGACGGCAAGGGCAAGATCTTCGCCAAGGCCGCCGACACCGCCATCGCGTGGTCCGAGGGCCAGGACACCGGCTCGGTGCCGCTGAAGGTGAAGCTCCTGCACGGCGTCTTCGACAAGCTCGTCTACAGCAAGCTGCGCGCGAAGATGGGCAACAAGGTCGAGTACGCCGTCTCCGGTGGGGCACCGCTCGGCACGCGTCTGGGCCACTTCTTCCGCGGCATCGGCGTGACCGTCCTCGAGGGCTACGGCCTGACCGAGACCACCGCGCCGGCGACGGTCAACATCCCGGAGAAGGTGAAGATCGGCACCGTCGGCCCGCCGCTGCCGGGCGTCTCGATCAAGGTCGCCGACGACGGCGAGGTCATGATCAAGGGCCTGAACGTGCTGCGCGGCTACCACGACAACGAGGAGGCGACTCTCGAGGCGCTCCGGGACGGCTGGTTCCGCACCGGCGACCTCGGTGAGCTCGACGAGGACGGCTACCTGAAGATCACCGGTCGCAAGAAGGAGATCCTCGTGACCGCCGGCGGCAAGAACGTCGCCCCCGCCGTCCTCGAGGACCGCCTCAAGGCGCACCCGATCATCAGCCAGTGCCTCGTCGTCGGTGACGGCAAGCCCTTCATCGCCGCGCTGGTCACCCTCGACGAGGAGATGCTGCCGGGATGGGCCGCCAACCACGGCCTCGGCTCCATCACCGTCGAGCAGGCGCGCACGAACGAGACGGTGCTCGCCGAGATCCAGGGCGCGGTCGACGAGGCCAACAAGGCCGTCTCCAAGGCGGAGTCGATCCGCAAGTTCTCCGTCCTCAGCGAGGACTTCACCGAGGAGAACGGCACCCTCACCCCGTCGATGAAGCTCAAGCGCAATGTCATCATGCGCGACTTCCTCGAGGAGGTGGAGAGCCTCTACGGCAACTGA
- a CDS encoding SRPBCC family protein — MADSTRSSIVVEAPAGEVLDIIADLEAYPEWISEFSAVEILTEDGDGWPDQARFGLDAGPIKDTYTLKYVWDVEEDGQGVASWNLVEATVLKAMDGSYTLASTPDGGTEVVYELTVDVRVPMLGMLKRKAEKVIVDSALRDLKKRAEA; from the coding sequence ATGGCCGACAGCACCCGCTCCAGCATCGTCGTCGAGGCACCCGCAGGGGAGGTGCTCGACATCATCGCCGACCTCGAGGCCTACCCCGAGTGGATCAGCGAGTTCTCCGCCGTCGAGATCCTCACCGAGGACGGGGACGGCTGGCCCGACCAGGCGCGGTTCGGCCTGGACGCGGGCCCGATCAAGGACACCTACACGCTCAAGTACGTCTGGGACGTCGAGGAGGACGGCCAGGGTGTCGCCTCGTGGAACCTTGTGGAGGCCACCGTCCTGAAGGCGATGGACGGGTCCTACACGCTCGCCTCGACGCCCGACGGAGGGACCGAGGTCGTCTACGAGCTGACCGTCGACGTGAGGGTGCCGATGCTGGGCATGCTCAAGCGCAAGGCGGAGAAGGTCATCGTCGACTCGGCGCTGCGTGACCTCAAGAAGCGCGCCGAGGCCTGA
- a CDS encoding ArsA family ATPase translates to MRAHLVVGGGEHAATVTDRVAATTSLRPLVRSREPDGHDPVLEAIEHHLDRLLAALDLPSPVVADLVARLLPAELPGLLHLARSLDQATADGHELVTEVDTEVSRLLDLPQRVARAFAAFVPVVARWEVLVAPEGVGALPCPKPPVLAALREGADLLEGLDSALADPGRTAIHLAAPDGPVGSARRADAEVLLALMGRTLTAVHPPGGTGVEHLPVAASPDLPPVERRGQEWLLHIGLPGVRAAELDLVRHEDELVLGCAGRTRRVLLPSVLRRCEVERAGVAGGVLTLTMTPDERVWPRG, encoded by the coding sequence GTGCGTGCACACCTCGTCGTCGGTGGGGGCGAGCATGCCGCCACGGTGACGGATCGCGTCGCCGCGACCACATCCCTTCGCCCCCTCGTCCGCAGCCGGGAACCGGACGGCCACGATCCCGTGCTCGAGGCCATCGAGCACCACCTGGACCGCCTGCTCGCCGCGCTCGACCTGCCCTCTCCCGTCGTCGCCGACCTCGTGGCACGGTTGCTGCCCGCGGAGCTGCCGGGGCTCCTGCACCTCGCCCGATCGCTGGACCAGGCCACGGCCGACGGCCACGAGCTCGTCACCGAGGTCGACACCGAGGTCTCCCGCCTGCTCGACCTGCCGCAGCGGGTGGCCCGTGCCTTCGCGGCCTTCGTGCCGGTGGTCGCCCGCTGGGAGGTGCTCGTCGCCCCCGAGGGAGTCGGCGCCCTGCCCTGCCCGAAGCCCCCGGTTCTCGCCGCACTGCGTGAGGGCGCCGACCTGCTCGAGGGGCTCGACAGCGCGCTGGCCGACCCCGGGCGGACCGCCATCCACCTCGCGGCCCCGGACGGACCGGTCGGGTCCGCCCGTCGTGCCGACGCGGAGGTGCTGCTGGCGCTCATGGGCCGCACGCTCACCGCCGTGCATCCCCCCGGGGGGACCGGCGTGGAGCACCTCCCGGTCGCGGCGAGCCCGGACCTGCCGCCGGTCGAGCGCCGCGGTCAGGAGTGGTTGCTCCACATCGGGCTCCCGGGAGTGCGGGCCGCCGAGCTCGATCTCGTGCGGCACGAGGACGAGCTCGTCCTGGGCTGCGCCGGACGCACCCGTCGCGTGCTGCTGCCGTCGGTGCTGCGCCGGTGCGAGGTCGAGCGCGCTGGTGTCGCCGGGGGTGTGCTCACGCTCACCATGACCCCTGATGAGAGGGTGTGGCCCCGTGGATGA
- a CDS encoding ROK family protein, translating to MSQAPAVGIDIGGTKIAGALVDAEGRITHREQLATPGEGASQILDATAELVTTLVAAAGGQVSGVGMACAGMVDGRAGRLWFSPNLPLRDLDVAGEVRRRTGHEVVLENDANAAAWGEYRFGSGVDCDDMLLATVGTGVGGGCVIDDRLLRGAFGIGGEIGHVTMDPHGPRCGCGNHGCLEVYASGTALERYARELISSGEATGAGLRERCGDAPEALTGQDVTELARDGDEGAVALFARLGTRLGEGMASVCAVVDPAVVVIGGGVADAGDLLLDPTREAFAAHLIGRGHRPSPTIVVATLGNDAGLVGAATLAREVTT from the coding sequence ATGAGCCAGGCACCAGCGGTCGGGATCGACATCGGGGGCACCAAGATCGCGGGAGCACTCGTCGACGCCGAGGGCCGGATCACCCACCGGGAGCAGCTGGCCACGCCGGGGGAGGGCGCGTCGCAGATCCTCGATGCCACCGCCGAGCTGGTCACGACGCTCGTCGCCGCAGCCGGTGGTCAGGTCTCGGGTGTCGGCATGGCCTGCGCCGGCATGGTCGACGGCCGGGCCGGCCGCCTGTGGTTCTCGCCCAACCTGCCCCTGCGCGATCTCGACGTCGCCGGCGAGGTCCGTCGGCGCACCGGTCACGAGGTCGTGCTCGAGAACGACGCCAACGCCGCGGCCTGGGGCGAGTACCGCTTCGGTTCCGGCGTCGACTGCGACGACATGCTGCTGGCCACCGTCGGCACCGGGGTCGGCGGTGGGTGCGTCATCGACGACCGGCTCCTGCGGGGCGCCTTCGGCATCGGCGGCGAGATCGGGCACGTCACCATGGACCCGCACGGCCCACGCTGCGGCTGCGGCAACCACGGATGCCTCGAGGTCTACGCCTCCGGGACCGCCCTTGAGCGCTACGCCCGCGAGCTCATCTCGTCCGGCGAGGCGACGGGGGCCGGACTGCGCGAGCGCTGCGGCGACGCTCCCGAGGCGCTCACCGGCCAGGACGTGACCGAGCTGGCCCGGGACGGCGACGAGGGCGCGGTCGCCCTCTTCGCCCGGCTCGGCACCCGGCTGGGCGAAGGCATGGCCTCGGTGTGCGCGGTCGTCGACCCGGCCGTCGTGGTCATCGGCGGGGGAGTCGCCGACGCCGGCGACCTGCTCCTCGACCCGACCCGGGAGGCCTTCGCCGCGCACCTCATCGGCCGCGGGCACCGTCCGTCGCCGACCATCGTGGTCGCCACCCTCGGCAACGACGCCGGGCTCGTCGGTGCAGCCACCCTGGCCCGGGAGGTCACCACGTGA
- a CDS encoding ROK family glucokinase gives MSTRIGIDIGGTKVSGGVLDDDDGRILVRTRRDTPDRSNAPRIVEDTIVEVFEELLVLAEEAGLERPATVGVGAAGFVAADRATVVFAPHLSWRNEPLRESLGKRIDLPIVIENDANAALWAEHRFGAARGATHAVMITLGTGIGGALLVGGHLVRGRYGIAGEFGHMQVVPGGQRCECGNRGCWEQYSSGNALVREARGMAMANSPMAADLIAHVGGDVEDLTGPRITDAAKEGDATAVELLAEIGHWLGVGIADLAAALDPEVFIVGGGVSAAEDLLLGPARDTFARQLAGRGYRPAARIVTARFGPDAGLIGAATLGAEEA, from the coding sequence GTGAGCACGCGCATCGGCATCGACATCGGCGGGACGAAGGTCTCCGGCGGGGTCCTCGACGACGACGACGGACGGATCCTCGTGCGCACCCGGCGCGACACCCCCGACCGCTCCAACGCACCCCGCATCGTCGAGGACACCATCGTCGAGGTCTTCGAGGAGCTGCTCGTGCTCGCCGAGGAGGCCGGTCTCGAGCGGCCGGCCACGGTCGGGGTCGGCGCCGCCGGGTTCGTGGCCGCCGACCGGGCGACCGTCGTCTTCGCGCCGCACCTGTCGTGGCGCAACGAGCCGCTCCGCGAGTCCCTCGGCAAGCGCATCGACCTGCCGATCGTCATCGAGAACGACGCCAACGCGGCCCTGTGGGCCGAGCACCGTTTCGGCGCCGCACGCGGGGCCACCCACGCCGTGATGATCACCCTCGGCACCGGCATCGGCGGCGCCCTCCTCGTCGGCGGCCACCTGGTCCGCGGACGCTACGGGATCGCGGGGGAGTTCGGGCACATGCAGGTCGTGCCCGGTGGCCAGCGGTGCGAGTGCGGCAACCGCGGCTGCTGGGAGCAGTACTCCTCCGGCAACGCGCTCGTGCGCGAGGCCCGGGGCATGGCGATGGCCAACTCCCCGATGGCGGCCGACCTCATCGCCCACGTCGGCGGTGACGTCGAGGACCTGACCGGGCCGCGGATCACCGACGCGGCCAAGGAGGGGGACGCGACGGCCGTCGAGCTGCTCGCCGAGATCGGGCACTGGCTGGGCGTCGGCATCGCCGACCTCGCGGCGGCACTGGACCCGGAGGTGTTCATCGTCGGCGGGGGAGTGAGCGCCGCCGAGGACCTGCTGCTCGGACCCGCACGCGACACCTTCGCCCGCCAGCTGGCCGGGCGGGGGTACCGCCCGGCGGCGCGGATCGTCACGGCCCGCTTCGGTCCCGACGCCGGGCTCATCGGCGCCGCCACACTGGGGGCCGAGGAGGCCTGA